The Sporomusa termitida genome has a window encoding:
- a CDS encoding TIGR02679 family protein — protein MDTEAREKAAQAAAFFRSQPGFTRFFELLGQKYRRLGRSGGSIRLLKLTAEERQALSAFFRINFEGKDSIRISFSQFAAGLGQTCFFDIDVIALLQAYHGGQLLTNHEQLAAAETARQQFFTELRAASRESLSLLWLSGVEAKLPGTRRAQAVYEQGRPENIAVFKVVLSALDSLPADYLRLPLFAQQIAGQPHALDNNTGAGRLFLEALRVIKQEQGEATEGETQAGLTAVEQEAELLYSVKLLRDDLLNFVTCAGLVAYDNQTGGWRPVAYWQQAWETGAVLNVPLRETVKYSALVPAQRSDTAEQTAKRVFIVENSGVFSAIVDKAAGQGYPLPPLVCLHGQFKLASWAALDLLAAGGCTLYYSGDFDPEGLLMAERLVKRYPEAQLWHYSVDEYNTSLLRNNTGYGDEAISNSRLKQLDGLTIPQLRAIAGRLRETKRASYQESFIERLAENCILG, from the coding sequence ATGGATACTGAAGCAAGGGAAAAGGCTGCCCAGGCGGCCGCTTTTTTCCGCAGTCAGCCAGGGTTTACCCGCTTTTTTGAGTTGCTTGGCCAGAAGTACCGGCGTCTGGGAAGATCGGGCGGCAGCATCAGGCTGCTGAAGCTTACTGCTGAGGAACGGCAGGCACTATCTGCTTTTTTTCGCATCAATTTTGAGGGTAAAGATTCGATCCGGATATCGTTTTCACAGTTTGCGGCCGGCTTGGGACAGACCTGCTTCTTTGACATTGATGTTATTGCGTTGCTTCAGGCTTATCACGGTGGTCAGTTGCTAACAAATCATGAACAGCTGGCGGCAGCAGAGACCGCCAGACAGCAGTTTTTTACTGAACTACGGGCAGCCAGCCGGGAATCGCTTAGTTTACTATGGCTGTCCGGGGTCGAAGCCAAATTGCCAGGCACCAGGCGGGCCCAGGCTGTGTACGAACAAGGCCGGCCGGAAAATATCGCCGTCTTCAAGGTAGTACTGTCAGCGCTGGACAGTCTGCCGGCAGACTACCTGCGGTTACCCTTATTTGCCCAGCAGATCGCAGGTCAGCCACACGCTCTTGATAACAATACCGGGGCGGGGCGACTATTTTTAGAAGCACTGCGAGTCATTAAGCAGGAACAGGGAGAGGCCACTGAAGGCGAAACCCAGGCAGGGCTTACAGCGGTGGAGCAGGAAGCAGAATTGCTATACAGTGTTAAACTGCTCAGGGATGATTTGCTTAATTTCGTAACCTGTGCCGGACTTGTGGCTTACGATAACCAAACCGGCGGCTGGCGGCCTGTTGCTTATTGGCAGCAGGCTTGGGAGACCGGGGCGGTTCTTAATGTACCTTTAAGGGAAACTGTAAAATATTCCGCGCTAGTCCCGGCTCAGCGTAGCGATACGGCTGAACAAACAGCGAAAAGGGTGTTTATAGTCGAAAACTCCGGTGTATTTTCGGCCATTGTGGATAAAGCCGCCGGGCAGGGATACCCCCTGCCGCCGCTTGTTTGTCTGCACGGTCAGTTTAAACTGGCATCATGGGCCGCCCTGGACCTGCTGGCGGCTGGTGGCTGTACTCTATATTACTCAGGGGATTTTGATCCTGAAGGGCTGCTCATGGCTGAGCGTCTCGTAAAGCGTTATCCTGAGGCCCAGCTTTGGCACTATAGTGTTGATGAGTACAATACCAGCCTTCTGCGCAACAATACCGGCTATGGAGATGAAGCAATTAGTAACAGTCGCCTTAAGCAACTGGATGGTTTGACTATACCCCAGCTTCGTGCTATTGCCGGCCGCCTGCGGGAAACAAAACGTGCCAGCTATCAGGAATCTTTTATCGAACGGCTCGCAGAAAACTGTATTTTGGGCTAG
- a CDS encoding EF-hand domain-containing protein — protein MSISSIDSSSMAELLSQYYYQNRTANNNTNCSNSTSTVDSLKGVTSINSDGDTFQMSGLTQLSIAVMYSKMDTDGDDSVSKSEFGALRPSDVTEEKANNLYSSFDTDSSGSLSESEFETAMNNVLSLNTVSATSTNNSTASTQSTSAGGGGMAAASSSCPVGNSTCTSCGQCGKTTLSSSSSTQNTNTQTSISTDYLSSIAMMAYEMNSVYL, from the coding sequence ATGAGTATATCGTCCATAGACAGTAGTAGCATGGCGGAATTATTGAGCCAGTATTACTACCAGAATCGAACAGCTAATAACAACACGAATTGCAGTAACAGCACGTCAACTGTTGACAGCCTGAAAGGAGTAACATCCATCAATTCCGATGGTGACACTTTTCAAATGTCTGGGCTGACGCAGCTGTCAATAGCGGTAATGTATAGTAAAATGGACACCGACGGTGATGATTCAGTAAGCAAGTCGGAATTTGGGGCATTACGTCCCAGTGATGTTACCGAGGAAAAGGCAAATAATCTTTATAGCAGCTTCGACACCGACAGTTCAGGATCATTGTCAGAATCGGAATTTGAAACGGCCATGAACAATGTACTTTCTTTAAATACAGTTTCAGCAACCAGTACCAATAACAGCACCGCATCTACTCAAAGTACAAGTGCGGGTGGCGGTGGTATGGCCGCAGCCAGTAGTTCATGTCCTGTAGGTAATAGTACCTGCACAAGCTGTGGGCAGTGTGGCAAAACAACACTAAGCAGCTCCAGTTCTACTCAGAATACAAATACCCAAACAAGTATATCTACCGATTACCTTTCATCTATTGCCATGATGGCTTATGAAATGAATTCTGTATATTTATAG
- a CDS encoding Bug family tripartite tricarboxylate transporter substrate binding protein produces the protein MEKVAIPVKTEKYPERPITVIVPYSPGGGLDLTIRSLEKFAIQHLGQPLVIINKPGSAGAIGWNETVAAPTDGYTMGATAIDMLLLSLYDTGKYNYVTALSPIAQVTALPMLLAVQSGQPYQTLNELVEYEKKHPGKIKFGNVGTGSFGHVLCEMLNREAGINIEQVPFSGGGETIPALLGGHVQLIFINPVSIKEHVKNGTVRILAVTGERRMADPVFAHVPTLKEQGLNITIDNWQGIAVPKETPVAIKNKLAEGFKAIINDPEFKENMERVGNQVEYLGPQESVAKWLADSQKLQKTLQESGILEQIKTQKK, from the coding sequence GTGGAAAAGGTGGCAATACCTGTGAAAACTGAAAAATATCCCGAGAGGCCTATTACTGTAATCGTTCCATACAGTCCTGGCGGTGGTCTGGATCTGACGATACGTTCATTAGAAAAATTTGCTATTCAGCATTTGGGACAACCATTGGTCATTATTAATAAGCCCGGGAGCGCCGGCGCCATTGGCTGGAATGAAACAGTGGCCGCGCCGACTGATGGCTACACCATGGGAGCAACTGCGATTGATATGCTATTATTGTCACTATACGACACCGGTAAATACAATTACGTAACAGCATTAAGCCCAATTGCCCAAGTCACAGCACTGCCGATGCTGCTGGCAGTTCAGTCTGGTCAACCATATCAAACCCTGAACGAGCTGGTTGAATATGAGAAAAAGCACCCAGGGAAAATAAAATTTGGCAATGTAGGCACAGGTTCATTTGGGCATGTTCTATGCGAGATGCTTAATCGTGAGGCCGGAATTAACATTGAGCAAGTTCCTTTTTCCGGCGGGGGTGAGACAATACCCGCGTTATTAGGTGGTCATGTTCAGCTTATATTTATTAATCCCGTATCCATCAAAGAGCATGTAAAAAACGGCACGGTAAGAATCCTGGCCGTAACGGGTGAACGCCGTATGGCTGACCCAGTATTTGCCCATGTGCCAACTTTAAAAGAACAAGGTCTTAATATCACTATAGACAACTGGCAAGGAATCGCGGTCCCGAAAGAAACGCCGGTTGCGATAAAAAATAAGCTGGCAGAAGGGTTTAAGGCTATTATCAATGACCCTGAATTTAAAGAAAATATGGAGAGGGTCGGAAATCAGGTCGAATATTTAGGACCACAAGAGTCAGTAGCCAAATGGCTTGCTGATAGCCAAAAGCTGCAGAAAACATTGCAAGAAAGCGGTATATTAGAGCAGATTAAAACCCAGAAAAAATAA
- a CDS encoding IS1182 family transposase, with the protein MEGLALLKNVPHQLSIYSVLYDKIPSNHILKIIAGNVDFSFINELLKDSYCQHLGRPAKEPEMLAKILILQYLYNLSDVKVIEEARLNLAYMWFLGLNPEEDLPDASLLAKFRKHRLKETSVDDMIQEVVRQCVEKGIIKGTGLSIDATHTQANTKKKVPERIMKHLGRRIIRAIEKENGVIPAELISEVPDYKLIEDHNEAKQKMKSYVEELIGKTESHVDLSILPNSQQAVNEAKEILEDPKFMVQKGVRSLVDKEARVGYKSKTDSFYGYKVEFAMLPETRIITAVTVESGAYVDGSQFEELYQRSKACGLPIQEVYGDKAYFRKPILDTLQTEAVEAIIPVNACVYKLDESRFSYNKDSDQWFCEMGNHTEKKVRQKYKNKNDVYRYHFVKSHCVQCPQRLTCAGKNTKKKVLRVSEHCAQYYEHSQLAKSDQFKLKYKKRACHEWKNGEMKRFHGLDRARGYGLKSMSLQAKLTALAVNLKRIAALISFCGHAFMQQIVNFAAYCRLTPIFTQG; encoded by the coding sequence ATGGAGGGGCTTGCCTTGCTAAAAAATGTGCCGCACCAATTAAGTATATATAGCGTGCTCTATGATAAAATTCCCAGTAATCATATTCTGAAGATTATCGCTGGTAATGTGGATTTTAGCTTCATTAACGAGTTGCTGAAGGATTCGTACTGCCAGCATCTGGGGCGGCCGGCCAAAGAACCGGAAATGCTGGCCAAGATCCTCATTTTGCAATATCTATATAACTTATCCGATGTCAAAGTCATAGAAGAAGCCCGATTAAACTTAGCCTATATGTGGTTTTTGGGACTCAATCCCGAAGAGGATCTGCCGGACGCCAGCCTGCTGGCCAAGTTTAGGAAACATAGACTAAAAGAAACCAGTGTGGATGATATGATTCAGGAAGTGGTTCGCCAGTGTGTGGAAAAAGGCATAATTAAAGGAACCGGACTAAGCATTGACGCCACGCATACCCAGGCCAATACTAAAAAAAAAGTGCCGGAAAGAATCATGAAGCATCTGGGAAGAAGAATCATAAGGGCCATTGAGAAAGAAAACGGGGTAATCCCCGCCGAGCTCATTAGCGAAGTTCCCGACTATAAGCTCATAGAAGACCACAACGAAGCGAAGCAGAAAATGAAGTCCTATGTGGAAGAACTGATCGGGAAAACCGAAAGCCATGTCGATTTGTCTATCCTGCCCAACAGCCAACAAGCGGTTAACGAAGCCAAAGAAATCCTGGAAGATCCGAAATTTATGGTCCAAAAAGGAGTCCGATCGCTGGTAGACAAAGAGGCGCGCGTAGGCTACAAATCAAAAACAGACAGCTTTTACGGCTATAAAGTAGAATTTGCCATGCTCCCGGAAACAAGGATCATTACGGCGGTAACAGTGGAAAGCGGCGCCTATGTGGACGGCAGCCAATTTGAGGAATTGTATCAGCGAAGTAAAGCCTGCGGCTTACCCATCCAAGAGGTGTATGGAGATAAGGCCTATTTTCGCAAACCGATCTTAGATACCTTACAAACCGAGGCGGTAGAAGCCATCATTCCCGTAAACGCCTGTGTCTACAAGCTAGACGAAAGCCGGTTTAGTTACAACAAAGACAGCGACCAGTGGTTTTGCGAAATGGGCAATCATACCGAGAAGAAAGTGCGCCAAAAATACAAGAACAAAAATGACGTGTACCGCTATCATTTTGTGAAATCGCACTGTGTGCAGTGTCCGCAACGGCTGACCTGTGCTGGCAAGAATACGAAGAAAAAAGTACTGCGCGTCAGTGAACACTGCGCGCAATATTACGAACATAGTCAGCTTGCCAAGAGCGATCAGTTCAAGCTAAAGTACAAAAAGCGAGCCTGCCATGAGTGGAAGAACGGGGAAATGAAACGTTTCCATGGATTAGACCGTGCACGGGGGTATGGTCTAAAAAGCATGTCCCTGCAAGCCAAACTGACGGCCTTAGCCGTAAATTTGAAAAGGATAGCAGCCCTGATATCCTTTTGCGGCCATGCGTTTATGCAACAAATTGTCAATTTTGCAGCCTATTGCCGATTGACTCCGATTTTTACCCAAGGTTAG
- a CDS encoding DUF3231 family protein — MPTANKLPLTSAEISNLWNMYMSDTLVVCVKKYLLAKAEDQQIRTILQQALTVSEKRSRDIAAIFSSSNVAIPVGFSDKDVNIEAPRLYSDTFALYHALSRAKYALQMSALFLFLADRPDVRNLFQEAIAACAKLLEDAKQVALTKGILIRSPIVSIPQTPNFVEKPSYIGHIIGGQRPLHVVSLMHIFLSIQENLLGKALISGFSQVARDTELRKFFLRGVEIGAKQIKGLSSFLSDEDVPIPSSPDSMLTSSTIPPFSDKLMMNHIILLNQFNLADIGVAVGQSTRTDIAADYMRMAAEIIQYGEDGINIAIKNGWMEAPPQVVSHRELAMSGKSR, encoded by the coding sequence ATGCCGACAGCAAATAAATTGCCGTTGACTTCTGCCGAGATTAGTAATTTATGGAACATGTATATGAGTGATACCCTGGTGGTGTGTGTGAAGAAATATTTGCTTGCCAAAGCGGAAGACCAGCAGATACGGACGATCCTGCAACAAGCGCTAACCGTCTCGGAGAAGCGTTCCCGCGACATAGCCGCTATTTTCAGTAGTAGTAATGTGGCCATTCCGGTTGGCTTCAGCGACAAAGACGTAAATATAGAAGCCCCCCGTCTGTATTCGGATACTTTTGCGCTCTACCATGCTTTATCAAGAGCTAAATATGCCTTGCAAATGTCGGCCCTATTTCTTTTTCTAGCCGATCGCCCAGATGTAAGGAACCTGTTCCAGGAAGCGATTGCTGCTTGTGCAAAATTACTCGAAGACGCGAAGCAGGTTGCACTAACAAAAGGGATACTAATACGATCACCTATTGTCAGTATACCGCAAACGCCCAATTTTGTGGAAAAGCCTAGTTATATCGGTCACATAATTGGTGGACAGCGTCCGCTCCATGTCGTGAGCCTCATGCATATTTTTCTGTCTATTCAAGAGAATCTCTTAGGTAAAGCATTAATTTCCGGGTTTAGCCAGGTCGCCCGTGACACGGAATTAAGGAAGTTCTTCCTCCGGGGAGTGGAAATTGGGGCAAAGCAGATTAAAGGGCTAAGCTCCTTTTTGAGTGATGAGGACGTTCCGATACCGTCAAGCCCGGACTCTATGCTCACCAGTTCTACCATACCACCTTTTTCCGATAAACTCATGATGAATCACATCATCTTGCTAAACCAGTTTAACCTAGCTGATATTGGGGTTGCTGTAGGACAGAGCACCAGAACGGACATCGCCGCTGATTATATGCGTATGGCCGCGGAAATTATTCAATATGGAGAAGATGGGATAAATATTGCAATCAAGAACGGATGGATGGAAGCGCCCCCGCAAGTTGTGAGTCATAGGGAACTGGCTATGAGCGGTAAAAGCCGGTAG
- a CDS encoding nitroreductase family protein, with translation MNLYEGIQTRRSIRQYENRPVEKEIIAKLLKAGMQAPSAANQQPWEFIVVEDKETLIKLANAHMYATPMKNAPLGIIVLLNAKYLIADKYWQQDLSAATENILLAAVELGLGAVWLGLAPAAERMSYIRELFKLPPGVEAFSMLAIGYSPANKFVDRFDSSRIHYEKY, from the coding sequence ATGAATTTATACGAGGGAATACAAACCAGGCGGAGTATTCGGCAGTATGAGAACCGGCCAGTAGAAAAAGAAATTATTGCGAAGTTATTAAAAGCGGGCATGCAGGCACCATCCGCAGCCAATCAACAACCCTGGGAGTTTATTGTGGTTGAAGATAAAGAAACTCTGATAAAATTAGCCAATGCACATATGTATGCTACCCCTATGAAAAACGCACCGCTGGGAATTATCGTGTTATTAAATGCAAAGTACTTAATAGCTGATAAATACTGGCAGCAGGATTTGTCAGCAGCCACAGAAAATATCCTGCTGGCGGCAGTAGAACTTGGATTAGGAGCTGTATGGCTGGGGCTTGCACCGGCAGCAGAGCGAATGTCCTATATCCGGGAATTGTTTAAACTCCCCCCGGGCGTAGAAGCATTTTCCATGCTGGCCATTGGCTATTCCCCTGCTAACAAGTTTGTCGATCGGTTTGATTCATCTAGAATCCACTATGAAAAATATTAA
- a CDS encoding prohibitin family protein, giving the protein MDKDNVLKMNLRPSEKMTRVLIPIAAVGIILLFLAFNSIVIVQAGTRGIVLQLGAVQPLVLNEGLHFKIPFIQKVIPIDVRVGKAQSDQTAASRDLQIVTTTIAVNFHLVPDEVNKLYQNVGLAYDDRIVAPAIGEAVKAVTAQYTAEELISKRSEVSSKVKETLASKLSTYYMALDEINITEFKFSTEYNNAIEQKQIAEQNALKAKLDLQRIEVESQQTIERAKAEAESLRLQKQEVTQELIDLRRIETQMRAIEKWDGKLPSVTGGVTPFIDANSVK; this is encoded by the coding sequence ATGGACAAGGATAATGTATTAAAAATGAATCTCAGGCCTAGCGAAAAAATGACTAGAGTATTAATTCCTATTGCTGCTGTAGGGATTATTCTGCTTTTTTTGGCTTTTAACTCCATCGTTATTGTCCAAGCCGGTACCCGTGGAATCGTACTCCAGCTAGGTGCAGTGCAACCGCTGGTCTTGAATGAAGGACTTCATTTTAAAATTCCGTTCATTCAAAAAGTTATCCCCATTGACGTGCGGGTTGGCAAAGCCCAGTCCGATCAGACTGCGGCTTCCCGGGACCTGCAAATTGTTACCACCACAATTGCGGTAAACTTTCACCTGGTGCCGGACGAAGTCAATAAGCTGTATCAAAATGTTGGTTTAGCCTATGATGACCGCATCGTCGCCCCGGCCATTGGCGAAGCCGTTAAAGCGGTTACTGCCCAATATACGGCGGAAGAACTGATTTCCAAACGTTCAGAGGTTAGCTCTAAGGTCAAGGAAACCCTGGCCTCTAAACTGTCAACCTACTATATGGCGCTTGACGAAATCAACATTACCGAGTTCAAGTTTAGTACAGAATACAATAACGCCATTGAGCAAAAACAAATCGCTGAGCAAAACGCCTTAAAAGCGAAACTTGACCTGCAGCGGATCGAAGTTGAGTCCCAGCAAACAATTGAACGGGCTAAAGCGGAGGCTGAATCCCTGCGTCTGCAAAAACAAGAGGTTACCCAGGAACTGATTGACTTAAGACGAATTGAAACGCAAATGCGAGCCATTGAGAAATGGGACGGTAAACTACCTTCTGTAACAGGTGGCGTGACCCCGTTCATTGATGCCAATTCAGTGAAATAG
- a CDS encoding YnfA family protein: protein MEVLKSMGYFILAGLFEIGGGYLVWLWLREGKGITYAIAGAIILVMYGVIPTLQPASFGRVYAAYGGVFIVLSILWGWGIDKVAPDKFDIIGGFISLVGVLVIMYWPR from the coding sequence ATGGAAGTATTAAAATCCATGGGCTATTTTATTCTTGCCGGTTTGTTTGAAATCGGGGGTGGTTATCTGGTTTGGCTGTGGCTGCGGGAGGGAAAAGGGATTACTTACGCAATTGCGGGGGCGATCATACTTGTTATGTATGGCGTGATTCCCACACTCCAGCCAGCCAGCTTTGGCCGGGTTTATGCGGCGTATGGCGGCGTGTTTATAGTCCTGTCCATTTTGTGGGGCTGGGGTATAGATAAGGTTGCGCCGGATAAATTTGATATTATTGGCGGCTTTATTTCCTTAGTCGGGGTATTGGTGATTATGTACTGGCCGCGATAA
- a CDS encoding glycerate kinase: MHIVVAPDSYKGSLTAVAVAAAMEQGILTVYPRAKVTKVPIADGGEGTVAALVTATAGQIIRQYVTGPLGDSTEACWGILGDGTTAVIEMAAASGLTLLTKDKRDPRTATTYGTGQLVKAALDRGIRKLIIGIGGSATNDGGAGMAQALGVKFLDSGGNLLLPGGAALAGLASIDLAGIDPRLTEAAILVACDVDNPLCGPQGAAAVYGPQKGATPEMVLELDQALQQFAAVAQTATGKDVARLPGAGAAGGLGAGLLFFTNAELKPGVEIVLNATRFADIVQQADFVITGEGSTDFQTACGKAPVGVAKVARQYNIPSICLSGSLGQGAEQVLEQGITGLMSIVPRPMPLSECMASAEELIRAATARVCRLVDLGIKLGSSAKAGSK; this comes from the coding sequence GTGCATATCGTTGTAGCGCCGGACTCGTATAAAGGCAGCCTGACGGCGGTTGCCGTGGCTGCAGCCATGGAGCAGGGAATTCTCACTGTTTACCCCCGGGCCAAAGTAACTAAAGTACCGATTGCCGACGGCGGCGAAGGAACAGTGGCGGCCTTAGTCACAGCCACGGCCGGACAAATCATCAGGCAATATGTAACAGGTCCATTGGGCGACAGTACCGAAGCCTGCTGGGGAATATTGGGTGATGGCACAACGGCCGTGATCGAAATGGCGGCCGCTTCAGGCCTGACTCTGCTAACCAAAGATAAACGCGATCCCCGGACCGCAACTACCTATGGCACCGGCCAGCTTGTCAAAGCTGCCCTTGACCGGGGTATCCGCAAGCTTATTATCGGCATTGGCGGCAGTGCTACCAATGATGGCGGGGCCGGCATGGCCCAGGCCTTGGGCGTCAAATTCCTTGACAGCGGCGGCAACCTGCTGCTGCCCGGCGGCGCCGCCCTGGCCGGACTGGCGAGTATTGACCTGGCCGGTATCGACCCGCGCTTAACAGAAGCGGCCATCCTGGTGGCCTGCGATGTCGACAACCCGCTCTGCGGGCCGCAGGGAGCAGCGGCGGTCTATGGTCCCCAGAAAGGCGCCACACCGGAAATGGTCCTTGAATTGGACCAGGCGCTTCAACAATTTGCTGCTGTTGCCCAAACGGCAACCGGCAAAGATGTGGCCCGGCTGCCTGGTGCCGGCGCCGCCGGCGGGTTAGGGGCCGGCCTGCTCTTCTTTACGAATGCGGAACTAAAACCAGGGGTCGAGATTGTCCTCAACGCTACCAGGTTTGCTGATATTGTGCAACAGGCCGATTTTGTAATTACCGGCGAGGGTTCTACCGATTTCCAGACAGCCTGCGGCAAGGCGCCGGTAGGTGTGGCTAAAGTTGCCCGCCAGTATAACATTCCTTCAATATGTCTTTCCGGAAGCCTGGGCCAGGGGGCCGAGCAAGTACTCGAACAGGGGATTACCGGACTGATGAGCATCGTTCCCCGCCCCATGCCCCTTAGTGAATGCATGGCTTCAGCCGAGGAGCTGATCCGGGCGGCAACGGCCAGAGTATGCCGGCTGGTCGACCTTGGCATTAAGCTTGGCAGCAGCGCCAAAGCGGGCAGTAAATAA
- a CDS encoding DUF169 domain-containing protein: protein MMESEIANRLKLRYSPIAVLFANAKPAAALEFAAGRWGCVAALLTAAAKGRQAVFSRSSFGCLGGGVGLGFGNMYPQFPGGFEHFLSTGKEGYREGEAYKKTPELAKSFVESLPITDIPEQFVVFKPLSAVEPQREEPRVIVFYANPDQLSALVVLANYGRPGHTNVVIPFGAGCQSTCLLPWHEAGQEYPKAVVGMTDISARPVIDADLLAFSVPWVMYQEMENNVPGSFLDKPAWHKVAERIPEAK from the coding sequence ATGATGGAAAGTGAAATTGCGAACCGTTTAAAACTAAGGTACTCACCGATTGCGGTTTTATTTGCCAATGCGAAGCCAGCGGCGGCGCTCGAGTTTGCGGCCGGGCGCTGGGGTTGTGTCGCTGCTCTGTTAACAGCAGCCGCTAAGGGCCGCCAGGCCGTCTTTAGCCGCAGCAGCTTCGGCTGTTTGGGCGGCGGGGTAGGCTTGGGCTTTGGCAATATGTATCCGCAATTTCCCGGCGGCTTTGAGCACTTTCTTTCCACCGGAAAAGAGGGCTACCGCGAGGGGGAGGCGTACAAAAAAACACCTGAACTGGCCAAGAGTTTTGTTGAATCCCTGCCAATTACTGATATCCCTGAACAATTCGTTGTTTTTAAACCACTGTCTGCTGTCGAGCCACAGCGGGAGGAACCGCGGGTTATTGTGTTTTATGCGAATCCGGACCAGCTTTCGGCGCTGGTTGTTCTGGCTAATTACGGGCGCCCCGGCCATACCAATGTTGTTATCCCTTTTGGTGCCGGCTGCCAGAGTACCTGTTTGCTCCCCTGGCATGAAGCAGGTCAGGAATATCCTAAGGCCGTTGTCGGGATGACGGACATATCGGCGCGCCCGGTAATCGACGCCGATTTATTAGCTTTTAGTGTACCCTGGGTAATGTATCAGGAAATGGAAAACAATGTACCAGGCAGCTTTCTGGATAAGCCGGCCTGGCACAAAGTCGCTGAACGTATCCCTGAAGCTAAATAG
- a CDS encoding NUDIX domain-containing protein translates to MEFVVHVSTLIERNGKILFVQEKKPQAYGQYNLPGGHLELGEDIIAGAKREVQEEVGFAVEPAGFLGVFEGASDNHYINFVFYAQAKAGDTPRPQADEILDCHWLAVADIEAMADAEFRNARRIRLIVREFQQGRVYPLPVLHRI, encoded by the coding sequence ATGGAGTTTGTTGTGCATGTCAGTACGCTCATTGAACGTAACGGTAAGATTCTGTTTGTGCAGGAAAAAAAGCCCCAGGCCTACGGGCAATATAATTTGCCTGGCGGGCATCTGGAGCTGGGGGAGGATATCATTGCCGGCGCTAAACGGGAGGTGCAGGAAGAGGTTGGCTTTGCTGTCGAGCCCGCCGGCTTTCTGGGGGTCTTTGAGGGGGCCAGTGATAATCATTATATTAATTTTGTTTTTTATGCCCAGGCCAAAGCCGGTGATACTCCCCGGCCACAGGCTGATGAAATCCTGGATTGTCACTGGTTAGCGGTTGCCGATATTGAAGCCATGGCTGATGCGGAATTTAGAAATGCCAGGCGAATAAGGCTGATTGTCCGTGAGTTTCAGCAAGGCAGAGTATATCCCCTGCCGGTACTTCACCGGATTTAA
- a CDS encoding 6-carboxyhexanoate--CoA ligase, whose translation MLYSVRMRAAQGGPHERGGKHIAGAERLVERELLTATAAAMLERALSHSRGTADFTNLIVEAVPAGDIRTVSCLPVISVAAADVKAGRALALAALIKAGVTPAAAAAGLQVLQDTNNRRGAIIAAACTGVRLDTSGERGIRVSRMDSADQPAYWRWLERQGYTNVHIREALILATKVMAAPGIVAELCWSDDPEYMAGYVATPAGYTRFTRLKPYGSDSGGRILFVKKNTDMAELINYLRFQPVFIRVPEEEGANAIPG comes from the coding sequence ATGCTGTACAGCGTTAGGATGCGGGCCGCGCAAGGGGGGCCGCATGAACGGGGCGGAAAACATATTGCGGGAGCTGAACGGCTGGTAGAGCGAGAATTACTGACGGCGACAGCAGCGGCCATGCTGGAGCGGGCCTTGTCCCATAGCCGGGGAACGGCCGACTTTACAAACCTTATTGTGGAAGCGGTTCCTGCCGGCGATATCCGGACAGTAAGCTGCCTGCCTGTTATTTCAGTGGCGGCCGCCGATGTGAAGGCTGGCCGGGCGTTGGCCCTAGCTGCATTAATTAAGGCCGGGGTTACGCCGGCAGCAGCGGCGGCGGGCCTCCAGGTATTGCAGGATACGAATAATAGGCGGGGGGCCATCATTGCCGCTGCCTGTACCGGTGTCAGGCTGGATACAAGCGGCGAACGCGGTATTCGCGTATCACGGATGGATAGTGCGGATCAACCGGCGTATTGGCGGTGGCTGGAGAGACAGGGGTATACCAATGTCCATATCAGGGAAGCTCTTATTCTGGCCACCAAGGTTATGGCGGCACCGGGGATAGTAGCTGAACTGTGCTGGTCAGATGACCCCGAATATATGGCGGGCTATGTCGCTACACCAGCCGGGTATACCCGGTTTACCCGGCTAAAGCCCTATGGCAGTGACAGCGGGGGCCGGATTCTTTTTGTTAAGAAGAATACCGATATGGCTGAGCTTATCAACTACCTGAGGTTTCAGCCTGTATTTATCAGGGTGCCGGAGGAGGAGGGAGCCAATGCAATTCCTGGCTGA